The Deltaproteobacteria bacterium DNA window GTGATTGCCCACGGCAGATCGCAGGCCGCGCCATAACAACAGCCGGCGGACAGGCAACCGATGCGCCCGACGGCCTCGCCCAGGCCGATGCCTGGAACCAGGGTGTCCATCCATTGCCAGATGTCTTGTTTTTTGCGTTTCAGGTAGACCAGGGCAAAGACCGTGGCCAGGATGGCGCCGCCGGAAAAAACGAGCCCTCCTTTCCAAAACATCAGAATTTCCTGGGGGTTGTGCCAATAGTACACGGGGTTGATAAGCACATAAAGAATGCGTGCTCCCAGAATGGCGCCCAAAATGATATAAAAGCCAAGGTCCGAGAGCAGGTCGGGGTCCAGGCCTCGCTCCCGTGCCTCGCGCATGGACCAGGCGATGCCCAGCAAAAAACCGGCCGCGACAAAGAGACCGTAGGTGTGCAGGGCGAAGGGGCCGAACTGGATGCCAAAGAGGACAAAGGGCGCGATTTCAAAGATGGTCGGAAACATGGCGTCGCCTTTGCTGGTAAAAGGAAGTGAGAAGCGCGGCCGCGCCCAGGCAGATGCCCATGTCGGCCACGTTGAAGGCTGGCCAGTGCCACTGGCCGACATAGAAGTCCAGAAAGTCCACGACAACGCCCAGGCGGATGCGGTCCAGCAGGTTGCCCAGGGCGCCGCCCAGGATCAATCCCAGGCCGTACACATAGAACGGGCCGTCGTCTTCCTTGCTGCGCGCCAGGCCGGCGATGAGTCCCATGGCCAGGAGGGAAACGACAATGAAGAATGGCCGCTGCCAGTCGATATCGGTCCGGTTCAGAAAGCCAAAGGCCGCGCCCCGGTTCAGGATATGC harbors:
- the lgt gene encoding prolipoprotein diacylglyceryl transferase, coding for MFPTIFEIAPFVLFGIQFGPFALHTYGLFVAAGFLLGIAWSMREARERGLDPDLLSDLGFYIILGAILGARILYVLINPVYYWHNPQEILMFWKGGLVFSGGAILATVFALVYLKRKKQDIWQWMDTLVPGIGLGEAVGRIGCLSAGCCYGAACDLPWAITFSHPESLAPLFVPLHPTQIYHSLAGLICFAVAISLKRRLPHSGWLMGIFLIMFAAFRFVIELFRSDYRGDFGPISVTQLIALGAIALGCFIIYSRRRHVSR
- the lspA gene encoding signal peptidase II, giving the protein MPKTTVTERPAPDLGRRYRIIGLAGLAVLALDQLSKFWIQQTIPVWEKGFSVIPGFFDIVHILNRGAAFGFLNRTDIDWQRPFFIVVSLLAMGLIAGLARSKEDDGPFYVYGLGLILGGALGNLLDRIRLGVVVDFLDFYVGQWHWPAFNVADMGICLGAAALLTSFYQQRRRHVSDHL